A section of the Pseudomonas fluorescens genome encodes:
- a CDS encoding UDP-N-acetylmuramoyl-L-alanyl-D-glutamate--2,6-diaminopimelate ligase, with product MSLSLNKIFAHAGRDLLIRELSLDSRHVRAGDLFLAVPGGKLDGRAHIADALQRGAAAVAYEVEGATVLPITDVPLIPVKGLAAQLSDIAGRFYGDPSRQLNLIGVTGTNGKTSVTQLVAQALDLLGQHCGIVGTLGTGFYGALQSGLHTTPNPIAVQATLADLKKAGAKAVAMEVSSHGLDQGRVSALAFDVAVMTNLSRDHLDYHGSMEAYAAAKAKLFAWTDLKCRVVNLDDAFGRQLAAEKSESRLISYSLEDSSAYLYCREAQFNDEGVRATLVTPQGEHHLRSTLLGRFNLSNVLAAVGALLGLDYALDEILRVLPKLEGPAGRMQRLGGGTQPLVVVDYAHTPDALEKVLVALRPHAKGKLLCLFGCGGDRDRGKRPLMAEIVERLADGVLVTDDNPRSEAPSQIFDDIRAGFKDASLVTFVAGRGTAIAQLIASAGADDVVVLAGKGHEDYQEINGERHAFSDLVEADHALTAWEVAHA from the coding sequence ATGTCTCTTAGCCTGAACAAGATTTTCGCCCACGCTGGCCGCGACCTGTTGATTCGCGAACTGAGTTTGGACAGCCGCCATGTACGTGCCGGCGACCTGTTCCTGGCCGTGCCGGGCGGCAAGCTCGATGGCCGTGCCCATATCGCCGACGCCTTGCAGCGCGGCGCAGCGGCTGTGGCTTATGAGGTGGAAGGCGCCACCGTATTGCCGATCACCGATGTGCCGTTGATTCCGGTCAAGGGCCTGGCAGCGCAGCTGTCGGATATCGCCGGGCGCTTTTATGGCGACCCGAGCCGCCAGCTCAACCTGATTGGCGTCACCGGTACCAACGGCAAGACCAGCGTTACCCAATTGGTGGCCCAGGCGCTGGACCTGCTGGGTCAGCACTGCGGTATCGTCGGTACCCTGGGCACCGGTTTCTACGGCGCGCTGCAAAGCGGCTTGCACACCACGCCAAACCCGATTGCCGTGCAGGCGACCCTGGCCGACTTGAAAAAGGCCGGGGCCAAGGCCGTCGCCATGGAGGTGTCGTCCCACGGTCTGGACCAGGGGCGGGTGAGCGCCCTGGCGTTTGACGTGGCAGTGATGACCAACCTGTCCCGCGATCACCTGGACTACCACGGCAGTATGGAGGCGTACGCCGCCGCCAAGGCCAAGCTGTTTGCCTGGACCGACCTGAAATGCCGGGTGGTGAACCTGGACGATGCATTCGGTCGCCAACTGGCCGCAGAAAAAAGCGAATCGCGCCTGATCAGCTACAGCCTGGAAGATTCCAGCGCCTACCTGTATTGCCGCGAAGCCCAGTTCAACGATGAGGGTGTGCGCGCCACGCTGGTGACGCCTCAAGGCGAACACCATTTGCGCAGCACCTTGCTCGGTCGCTTCAACCTGAGCAACGTACTGGCGGCCGTCGGTGCCTTGCTGGGCCTGGACTACGCACTGGATGAAATCCTGCGCGTGCTGCCCAAGCTCGAAGGCCCGGCTGGGCGCATGCAGCGCCTGGGTGGCGGGACGCAGCCGCTGGTGGTGGTCGACTATGCCCATACCCCGGATGCCCTGGAGAAGGTGCTCGTAGCTCTTCGTCCCCACGCCAAGGGTAAGTTGCTGTGCCTGTTCGGCTGCGGCGGCGATCGTGATCGCGGCAAGCGCCCGCTGATGGCCGAGATCGTCGAGCGCCTGGCCGACGGCGTGCTGGTCACCGACGACAATCCGCGCAGCGAAGCACCGAGCCAGATTTTCGACGATATTCGCGCAGGCTTCAAAGACGCCTCCCTGGTGACCTTTGTTGCCGGGCGTGGCACGGCCATTGCCCAATTGATCGCCAGCGCCGGTGCTGATGATGTGGTAGTCCTGGCCGGCAAAGGCCATGAGGACTATCAGGAAATCAACGGCGAGCGCCATGCCTTCTCAGATCTGGTCGAGGCCGATCACGCGTTGACTGCATGGGAGGTGGCCCATGCTTAA
- a CDS encoding peptidoglycan D,D-transpeptidase FtsI family protein: MKLEGALYPWRFRVVLGLLALMVGAIAWRIIDLQVVDRDFLIGQGDARSLRHIPIPAHRGLITDRNGEPLAVSTPVTTLWANAKELQVAKDKWTELAHALGQDPKALKERLEAQANKEFIYLVRGLTPEQGQGVLDLKIPGVYGIEEFRRFYPAGETTAHMVGFTDIDDHGREGVELAYDEWLAGVPGKRQVIKDRRGRLIKDVQVTKNAKAGKPLALSIDLRLQYLANRELRNAIIENGAKAGSLVIMDVKTGEILAMVNQPTYNPNNRRNLQPAMMRNRAMIDVFEPGSTMKAISMSAALESGRWKPTDKVEVYPGTLQLGKYTIRDVSRSEGPVLDLTGILINSSNVGMSKVAFDIGGEAIYHLAQKIGLGQPTGLDFPGERVGNLPNYREWRKAETATLSYGYGLSVTAIQLAHAFSVLANNGRMVPLSLIHVDEAPKAEQVIPENVAKTMQTMLQQVIEAPRGVFRAQVPAYHVAGKSGTARKTSVGTKGYAENSYRSLFAGFGPMSDPRYAIVVVIDEPSKAGYFGGLVSAPVFSKVMSGTLRLMNITPDNLPPTQQANAGPPAAVVKANGGRG, from the coding sequence ATGAAACTCGAAGGCGCTCTCTACCCATGGCGCTTCCGCGTCGTGCTGGGCTTGCTCGCATTGATGGTGGGCGCGATTGCCTGGCGCATCATTGACCTGCAAGTGGTAGATCGCGACTTCCTGATCGGCCAGGGCGATGCCCGCAGCCTGCGGCATATCCCGATTCCTGCGCATCGCGGCCTGATCACCGACCGTAACGGCGAACCCCTGGCTGTCAGTACGCCGGTGACCACCCTGTGGGCCAATGCCAAGGAACTGCAAGTGGCCAAGGACAAGTGGACCGAGTTGGCCCACGCTCTCGGGCAGGATCCCAAGGCGCTCAAGGAACGCCTTGAAGCCCAGGCCAATAAAGAATTCATCTATCTGGTACGCGGCCTCACCCCTGAGCAGGGGCAAGGCGTGCTCGACCTGAAAATCCCCGGTGTCTACGGCATCGAGGAGTTCCGGCGTTTCTACCCGGCCGGCGAAACCACAGCCCATATGGTTGGCTTCACCGACATTGATGATCATGGCCGCGAAGGGGTGGAGCTTGCCTACGACGAATGGCTGGCCGGGGTTCCCGGCAAGCGTCAGGTCATCAAGGACCGGCGCGGCAGATTGATCAAGGATGTCCAGGTCACCAAAAACGCCAAGGCCGGTAAGCCCTTGGCGTTGTCGATTGACCTGCGCCTGCAGTACCTGGCCAACCGCGAGCTGCGCAACGCGATCATCGAGAACGGCGCCAAAGCCGGCAGCCTGGTGATCATGGACGTGAAGACCGGCGAGATCCTCGCCATGGTCAACCAGCCGACCTACAACCCGAACAACCGTCGCAACCTGCAACCGGCGATGATGCGTAACCGCGCGATGATCGACGTGTTCGAGCCGGGTTCGACCATGAAAGCCATTTCCATGAGCGCGGCCCTGGAGTCCGGGCGCTGGAAGCCTACCGACAAGGTCGAGGTCTATCCAGGCACCCTGCAGTTGGGCAAATACACCATTCGCGACGTATCCCGCAGTGAAGGCCCGGTGCTGGACCTGACCGGCATCCTGATCAACTCCAGTAACGTGGGCATGAGTAAAGTCGCCTTTGATATCGGCGGCGAAGCCATCTACCACCTGGCGCAAAAAATCGGCCTGGGCCAGCCTACCGGCCTGGACTTCCCGGGCGAACGTGTCGGTAACCTGCCCAACTACCGCGAGTGGCGCAAGGCAGAGACCGCGACCCTGTCCTACGGCTATGGCCTGTCGGTGACCGCGATCCAGCTGGCCCACGCCTTCTCCGTGCTGGCCAATAATGGCCGCATGGTGCCGCTAAGCCTGATCCATGTCGACGAGGCGCCGAAGGCCGAACAGGTCATCCCGGAAAACGTCGCCAAGACCATGCAGACCATGCTGCAACAAGTGATCGAGGCGCCACGTGGCGTGTTCCGTGCCCAGGTGCCGGCCTATCACGTGGCCGGCAAGTCCGGTACTGCGCGTAAGACGTCGGTGGGCACCAAAGGTTATGCCGAAAACTCCTACCGCTCGCTGTTCGCCGGCTTCGGCCCGATGAGTGATCCGCGCTACGCCATCGTTGTTGTCATCGATGAGCCGAGCAAGGCCGGTTACTTCGGTGGCCTGGTCTCGGCACCCGTATTCAGCAAAGTCATGTCTGGCACCCTGCGTTTGATGAACATCACGCCGGATAACCTGCCGCCGACCCAACAAGCCAACGCCGGACCACCGGCTGCAGTTGTAAAAGCCAATGGAGGGCGCGGCTGA
- the ftsL gene encoding cell division protein FtsL yields MSKLFAKPLPGGSFFMMLLYVGVLVSAIAVSYSAHWNRQLLNSLYGELSVRDKALAEWGRLTLEQSTWTAHSRIEVLATEQLKMHIPGAAEVRMVAP; encoded by the coding sequence GTGAGCAAGCTATTCGCCAAGCCCCTTCCGGGCGGTAGCTTCTTCATGATGCTGCTGTATGTCGGCGTGCTGGTGTCCGCGATTGCGGTGTCCTACAGCGCCCACTGGAACCGTCAGTTGCTCAATAGCCTTTACGGCGAGTTGAGCGTGCGCGACAAGGCGCTGGCGGAGTGGGGACGGTTGACGCTGGAACAAAGCACCTGGACGGCCCACAGCCGGATCGAAGTGCTGGCCACCGAACAACTGAAGATGCACATTCCTGGCGCAGCAGAAGTTCGCATGGTGGCGCCATGA
- the rsmH gene encoding 16S rRNA (cytosine(1402)-N(4))-methyltransferase RsmH, which translates to MTIDSGFNHITVLLDEAVEALAVRPDGCYLDGTFGRGGHSRLILSQLGPEGKLLGFDKDPQAIATGQALAAEDGRFVVVQRSFAELGAEVAERGMAGKVAGVLLDLGVSSPQLDDPERGFSFMNDGPLDMRMDPSRGISAAQFIATAPHEEITRVFKEYGEERFAGRMARAVVERREIQPFERTADLAEVLKVANPAWEKGKNPATRAFQGLRIHVNNELGDLEAGLEAALESLEVGGRLVVISFHSLEDRIVKLFMRRLVKGETDNLPRNLPVRFEAFVPKIKVHGKAQFASEAELKANPRARSAVMRVAEKLR; encoded by the coding sequence GTGACTATTGATAGCGGCTTTAACCACATCACCGTGCTGCTTGACGAAGCCGTCGAGGCTCTCGCCGTGCGCCCTGATGGCTGCTATCTGGATGGCACGTTCGGGCGCGGCGGGCATAGCCGGTTGATCCTCAGCCAGCTCGGCCCGGAGGGCAAGCTCCTCGGGTTCGATAAAGATCCCCAGGCGATTGCCACCGGGCAAGCGCTAGCGGCCGAAGACGGCCGCTTTGTCGTTGTGCAGCGCAGCTTTGCCGAGCTGGGTGCGGAAGTTGCCGAGCGAGGCATGGCGGGCAAGGTGGCTGGGGTGTTGCTGGACCTGGGCGTGTCGTCACCGCAATTGGACGACCCCGAGCGCGGTTTCAGTTTCATGAATGATGGCCCGCTGGACATGCGCATGGACCCGAGCCGTGGCATCAGCGCCGCGCAGTTCATCGCCACCGCGCCCCACGAAGAAATCACCCGCGTCTTCAAGGAATACGGCGAAGAGCGCTTCGCCGGTCGCATGGCGCGTGCCGTAGTCGAGCGCCGGGAAATCCAGCCGTTCGAGCGCACTGCCGACCTGGCCGAAGTGCTGAAGGTCGCCAACCCTGCCTGGGAGAAGGGCAAGAACCCGGCGACCCGTGCATTCCAGGGCCTGCGCATTCACGTCAACAACGAACTGGGTGACCTGGAGGCTGGCCTTGAGGCCGCCCTTGAGTCCCTGGAAGTGGGGGGGCGCCTGGTGGTGATCAGCTTCCATTCCCTGGAAGACCGCATCGTCAAACTGTTCATGCGTCGCCTGGTCAAGGGTGAAACCGACAACCTGCCGCGTAACCTGCCGGTACGTTTCGAGGCCTTTGTGCCGAAAATCAAAGTCCATGGCAAAGCGCAGTTCGCTTCCGAAGCCGAACTCAAGGCCAACCCACGTGCTCGCAGTGCCGTCATGCGTGTTGCGGAGAAGCTGCGGTGA
- the mraZ gene encoding division/cell wall cluster transcriptional repressor MraZ — protein sequence MFRGANAISLDAKGRLAMPSRYRDELISRSSGQLIITIDAVDPCLCVYPLDEWELIETKLRALPSLREENRRLQRLLIGNAVDLELDGSGRFLVPPRLREYAKLDKRAMLVGQLNKFQLWDEDAWDAVSAADLAAIQQPGAMPDELRDLIL from the coding sequence GTGTTTCGCGGAGCTAACGCTATCAGTCTCGATGCAAAAGGCCGTCTCGCTATGCCGAGCCGGTATCGTGACGAGCTCATTTCGCGAAGTTCAGGCCAGTTAATCATCACGATTGATGCTGTTGATCCATGTTTGTGTGTTTACCCCCTCGATGAGTGGGAGTTGATTGAAACCAAGTTGCGCGCACTGCCTTCGTTGCGTGAAGAAAACCGTCGCCTGCAACGTTTGCTGATTGGTAATGCCGTCGATCTCGAACTCGATGGCAGCGGTCGTTTCCTGGTTCCACCGCGTCTGCGCGAATACGCCAAGCTCGATAAGCGCGCGATGCTGGTAGGCCAACTGAACAAGTTCCAATTGTGGGACGAAGATGCCTGGGATGCTGTTTCTGCAGCTGACCTGGCTGCTATTCAACAACCGGGCGCCATGCCTGATGAACTGCGTGATTTGATCCTGTGA
- the rsmI gene encoding 16S rRNA (cytidine(1402)-2'-O)-methyltransferase, which produces MTAPGPLNSTAGSLFVVATPIGNLDDISARALKVLREAKLIAAEDTRHSLRLMQHFGIATPLAACHEHNERDEGSRFITRLLAGDDIALISDAGTPLISDPGYHLVRQARAAGINVVPVPGACALIAALSAAGLPSDRFIFEGFLPAKAVGRRARLALLKEEPRTLIFYEAPHRILECLQDMELVFGGQRLALLARELTKTFETLKGLPLEELRAFVEGDSNQQRGECVVLVAGWTAPESEDAVGGEAMRVLDLLLKEMPLKRAAALAAEITGVRKNVLYQAALDKQKSE; this is translated from the coding sequence TTGACTGCTCCAGGTCCTTTGAATTCCACTGCTGGCTCGCTTTTTGTGGTGGCGACGCCCATTGGCAACCTGGACGACATCAGCGCGCGGGCGTTGAAAGTGTTGCGTGAAGCCAAGTTGATTGCGGCCGAGGACACCCGGCATTCGCTGCGTCTGATGCAGCACTTTGGTATCGCCACGCCCTTGGCGGCTTGCCATGAACACAACGAACGGGACGAGGGCAGCCGCTTTATTACCCGCCTGCTGGCGGGCGACGATATCGCGTTGATCTCCGACGCCGGCACTCCGCTGATCTCCGATCCTGGCTACCATTTGGTCCGTCAGGCGCGTGCTGCCGGTATTAATGTAGTCCCGGTTCCGGGGGCGTGCGCGTTGATTGCGGCCTTGTCGGCGGCAGGTCTGCCGTCCGATCGCTTTATCTTCGAAGGTTTCCTGCCAGCCAAGGCCGTGGGGCGCCGGGCGCGCCTGGCGTTGTTAAAGGAAGAACCGCGCACTCTGATCTTCTACGAAGCCCCGCACCGTATCCTTGAGTGCCTGCAAGACATGGAGCTGGTCTTCGGTGGCCAGCGCCTGGCGCTGCTGGCACGGGAACTGACCAAGACCTTTGAAACCCTCAAGGGCCTGCCGTTGGAAGAGCTGCGCGCCTTTGTCGAGGGCGACAGCAATCAGCAGCGTGGCGAGTGCGTGGTGCTGGTGGCGGGCTGGACTGCGCCGGAAAGTGAAGATGCCGTGGGTGGTGAAGCTATGCGCGTGCTGGATCTGTTGCTCAAGGAAATGCCACTCAAGCGTGCCGCGGCCCTGGCCGCAGAGATCACCGGTGTGCGCAAGAATGTGTTGTATCAGGCTGCACTGGATAAGCAAAAGAGCGAATAG
- a CDS encoding penicillin-binding protein activator, producing MIACLRLFSALCLAALLAACASSPSSSLGELPRTPDATIEQLLEQATSAKTPEKAALLRLSAADMAFHQNNPGRSAQILAQVPLDSLKPAAQVFASTLAAELAMTRNQPKAALTALDHPSLQNLKELPPEQQVRTGTVHARAYEADGQTLAAARERVAMAPLLTGDAAASNHEAIWSLIAAVPGEQLQASGNPILDGWISLAQAVKNAGTLEQQQAAIDTWRVQNPAHPAAVQLPLPLTKLKELASQPLNKIALLLPQQGPLASVAKALREGFMAAHYQAQQAGQNPPLIEVYDSSRVSSIDEFYKKAQADGVQLVIGPLEKPLVKQLSARPQLPITTLALNYSEGEQGPAQLFQFGLAAEDEAREVSRRARADGLHRAAAMVPKGEWGDRVLKAFRQDWEANGGTLIGVEHVDQPVALAQQIADLFKLRQSEGRAKSLQSTVGADVAAQPSRRQDIEFIFLAVTPQQAQQIKPTLNFQYAGDVPVYATSHVFSASGDKNQYNDMNGILFCETPWLLNTTDPLRNQVTAQWPQANGSLGRLYAMGVDAYRLAPRLGQLKALPDTRIDGLSGNLGMSQSQRIERQLPWAKFVSGQIERLPDTPR from the coding sequence ATGATCGCTTGCCTGCGGCTGTTCTCTGCCCTTTGCCTGGCTGCCCTGTTGGCGGCTTGCGCAAGCTCGCCCTCGTCAAGCCTTGGCGAACTCCCACGGACCCCGGATGCCACGATCGAGCAACTGCTCGAACAGGCGACTTCGGCCAAGACCCCGGAAAAAGCTGCACTGCTGCGCCTGAGCGCGGCTGACATGGCCTTTCACCAGAACAACCCAGGCCGCTCCGCGCAGATTCTCGCGCAAGTGCCTCTGGATAGCCTCAAGCCGGCCGCCCAGGTCTTTGCCAGCACCCTGGCTGCGGAACTGGCCATGACCCGCAACCAACCCAAGGCGGCGTTGACGGCACTGGACCACCCTAGCCTGCAAAACCTCAAGGAGCTGCCACCGGAGCAACAGGTCCGCACCGGCACCGTGCATGCCCGCGCCTATGAAGCCGACGGCCAGACCCTGGCCGCTGCCCGCGAACGCGTGGCCATGGCCCCGCTGCTGACGGGCGATGCAGCCGCCAGCAACCACGAAGCCATCTGGAGCCTGATTGCCGCCGTGCCTGGCGAGCAGTTGCAGGCCAGCGGCAACCCGATCCTCGATGGCTGGATCAGCCTGGCCCAAGCCGTGAAAAATGCCGGCACCCTGGAGCAGCAGCAAGCCGCCATCGACACCTGGCGGGTGCAGAACCCGGCGCACCCAGCCGCGGTGCAACTGCCCCTGCCGCTGACCAAGCTCAAGGAGCTGGCGAGCCAGCCGCTGAACAAGATCGCACTGCTGTTGCCACAACAAGGCCCGCTCGCCAGCGTGGCCAAGGCTTTGCGCGAAGGCTTCATGGCCGCGCACTATCAGGCGCAACAGGCCGGGCAGAATCCGCCGCTCATCGAGGTCTATGACAGCTCGCGAGTCAGTTCCATCGATGAGTTCTACAAGAAGGCCCAGGCGGACGGCGTGCAACTGGTGATCGGTCCGCTGGAAAAGCCGCTGGTCAAGCAACTCAGCGCGCGCCCGCAGTTGCCCATCACCACCCTGGCCCTGAACTACAGCGAAGGTGAGCAAGGTCCAGCCCAACTGTTCCAGTTCGGACTGGCTGCCGAGGACGAAGCCCGCGAAGTGTCGCGTCGCGCCCGCGCCGATGGCCTGCACCGCGCCGCGGCCATGGTGCCCAAGGGCGAATGGGGCGATCGCGTGCTCAAAGCCTTCCGCCAGGACTGGGAAGCCAATGGCGGCACCTTGATCGGGGTCGAACATGTTGACCAACCCGTCGCACTGGCCCAGCAGATCGCCGATCTGTTCAAGCTGCGCCAGAGCGAAGGTCGCGCCAAGAGCCTGCAAAGCACGGTGGGGGCTGATGTTGCGGCACAGCCATCGCGTCGCCAGGATATCGAGTTCATCTTCCTCGCTGTAACGCCGCAGCAGGCCCAGCAGATCAAGCCGACGCTGAACTTCCAGTACGCGGGCGATGTGCCGGTATATGCCACCTCCCATGTGTTCAGTGCCAGTGGCGACAAGAACCAGTACAACGACATGAACGGCATTCTGTTCTGCGAAACGCCGTGGCTGCTCAACACCACCGACCCACTGCGTAACCAGGTCACTGCACAATGGCCACAAGCCAATGGCAGCCTGGGCCGCCTCTATGCAATGGGCGTCGACGCCTACCGCCTGGCACCGCGCCTGGGTCAGCTCAAGGCGTTGCCAGATACCCGTATTGACGGCCTGTCCGGCAACCTGGGGATGAGCCAGAGCCAGCGGATCGAACGCCAGTTGCCATGGGCGAAGTTCGTCAGTGGCCAGATCGAACGCCTGCCTGATACCCCGCGCTGA
- a CDS encoding YraN family protein, with protein sequence MPPRSSAQSGKDAEQQALEHLQEQGLCLLTQNWLCKRGELDLVMLDGDTVVFVEVRYRKNAQWGGALASIDERKRQKLILAAQFFLLSERRWADAPCRFDVVAIESTAHGTAGLNWLRNAFDG encoded by the coding sequence ATGCCCCCACGCTCCAGCGCACAAAGCGGCAAGGATGCCGAACAACAAGCACTTGAACACTTGCAAGAACAGGGTCTGTGCCTGCTGACACAGAACTGGTTGTGTAAACGCGGCGAGCTTGATCTGGTCATGCTTGACGGCGATACAGTAGTATTTGTCGAAGTCCGCTACCGAAAAAACGCACAATGGGGAGGCGCGCTCGCCAGTATCGACGAGCGCAAACGCCAAAAGCTGATACTCGCCGCGCAGTTTTTCCTGCTCAGTGAACGTCGCTGGGCTGACGCCCCCTGCCGTTTCGATGTGGTTGCCATAGAAAGCACCGCCCACGGAACCGCCGGTCTGAACTGGCTGCGCAACGCCTTCGACGGCTGA
- a CDS encoding phosphoheptose isomerase, with the protein MDMQSRIRQLFQASIDTKQQAMDVLAPHIEQASQVMVNALLNEGKMLSCGNGGSAGDAQHFSSELLNRFERERPSLPAIALTTDSSTITSIANDYSYNEIFSKQIRALGQPGDVLLAISTSGNSANIIQAIQAAHDREMIVVALTGRDGGGMASLLLPEDVEIRVPANVTARIQEVHLLTIHCLCDLIDSQLFGSEE; encoded by the coding sequence ATGGACATGCAATCCCGAATTCGCCAGCTTTTCCAGGCCAGTATCGATACCAAGCAACAGGCGATGGACGTACTTGCACCGCACATCGAGCAAGCCAGCCAGGTCATGGTCAACGCCCTGCTCAACGAAGGCAAAATGCTTTCGTGCGGCAACGGTGGTTCGGCCGGCGATGCCCAGCACTTTTCCTCAGAGCTGCTCAACCGCTTCGAGCGCGAGCGGCCGAGCCTGCCGGCTATCGCCTTGACCACCGACTCGTCGACGATCACCTCGATCGCCAACGACTACAGCTACAACGAAATTTTTTCCAAACAAATCCGTGCCCTCGGCCAACCGGGCGATGTACTGCTGGCTATTTCCACCAGCGGCAACTCGGCGAACATTATTCAAGCGATCCAGGCCGCACATGATCGCGAAATGATTGTCGTAGCATTGACCGGGCGCGACGGCGGCGGCATGGCCTCGCTGCTGCTGCCCGAAGACGTGGAGATCCGCGTCCCGGCCAATGTCACCGCACGTATTCAGGAAGTCCATCTGCTGACGATCCACTGCCTGTGCGACCTGATCGACAGCCAACTGTTCGGGAGTGAAGAATGA
- a CDS encoding BON domain-containing protein, protein MTVNRLSLLAITLCLGISGCTSAITATRDTPIQDDRGTRTFGSKIDDSLIETKVGVNVAKAAPDLGNGASRIVVTSFNGIVLLAGQTPRADLKTQAEQAASTVQRVKKVHNELQVAQPITLLAISNDAVLTTKIKAQMLTDSAIPGSRIKVVTDNGIVYLMGLLTQQEATRATNLVQGVSGVQKIVKLFEYID, encoded by the coding sequence ATGACCGTTAACCGTCTCAGCCTATTGGCCATCACGCTGTGCCTCGGTATCAGCGGCTGCACCTCGGCCATCACCGCGACCCGCGACACACCTATCCAGGACGACCGGGGCACGCGTACCTTTGGCAGCAAGATCGATGACTCACTGATCGAAACCAAGGTCGGCGTCAACGTCGCCAAGGCCGCTCCCGACCTGGGCAACGGTGCATCACGTATTGTCGTGACCAGCTTCAACGGTATCGTACTGCTCGCTGGGCAAACCCCACGCGCCGACCTCAAGACCCAGGCCGAACAGGCTGCCTCGACTGTGCAACGGGTGAAGAAGGTCCACAACGAACTGCAAGTCGCTCAGCCGATCACCCTGCTGGCAATCAGCAATGACGCCGTACTGACCACCAAGATCAAGGCGCAGATGCTCACCGACAGCGCGATTCCCGGTTCGCGGATCAAGGTCGTGACCGATAACGGCATTGTCTACCTGATGGGCCTGTTGACCCAACAGGAAGCCACCCGCGCGACCAACCTGGTGCAAGGTGTGTCCGGGGTACAGAAGATTGTAAAACTGTTCGAATACATCGACTGA
- a CDS encoding OmpA family protein, translated as MFTSRRLLVVATAVALLSGCASPNPYDGSQGQADNGSQGMSKTAKYGGLGALAGALAGAAIDHNNRGKGALIGAAVAGIGAAGYGYYADQQEKKLRESMANTGVEVQRQGDQIKLIMPGNITFATNSDAIASSFYTPLNNLAGSLKQFNQNTIQIVGYTDSTGSRQLNMDLSQRRAQSVANYLTSQGVSPTNLTTRGAGPDNPIASNADVNGRAQNRRVEVNLGPIPGQQYGQPAQQQQQNNQFQGNPYQQYQ; from the coding sequence ATGTTCACTTCGCGTCGTCTGCTTGTTGTTGCTACCGCGGTAGCCCTATTGTCGGGCTGTGCTTCCCCTAATCCTTACGATGGCAGCCAGGGACAGGCGGACAACGGCTCGCAAGGCATGAGCAAAACTGCCAAGTACGGCGGCCTCGGTGCGCTGGCGGGGGCGTTGGCCGGTGCGGCCATTGACCACAACAACCGTGGCAAGGGCGCGCTGATCGGCGCCGCAGTGGCCGGTATCGGTGCTGCGGGTTATGGCTATTACGCTGACCAGCAGGAAAAGAAACTGCGTGAAAGCATGGCCAATACCGGTGTCGAGGTGCAGCGCCAGGGTGATCAGATCAAGTTGATCATGCCGGGTAATATTACGTTTGCCACCAACTCCGATGCTATCGCCAGCAGCTTCTACACCCCGTTGAATAACCTGGCTGGGTCGCTCAAGCAATTCAACCAAAACACCATCCAGATCGTCGGCTACACCGACAGCACCGGCAGCCGCCAGCTCAATATGGACCTGTCCCAGCGTCGTGCGCAAAGTGTGGCCAATTACCTGACGTCCCAAGGTGTCAGCCCGACCAACCTGACCACCCGTGGTGCCGGCCCGGATAATCCGATTGCCAGCAACGCTGACGTCAATGGTCGTGCGCAGAATCGTCGTGTAGAGGTCAACCTCGGCCCGATCCCGGGCCAGCAGTACGGCCAGCCTGCGCAGCAACAGCAACAGAACAATCAGTTCCAGGGCAATCCGTACCAGCAGTACCAGTAA
- a CDS encoding MBL fold metallo-hydrolase produces the protein MQATTPRLIRETFPVGPLQCNCTIIGDPVSKKAIVVDPGGNHELILARLDALGLKVVSIIHTHAHLDHFLASGQLKEKTGATLHLHKEDQFLWDNLEMQCQMFGVPYTPVPSPDRWLADDEELACGCGVALHTPGHTPGSMSFWFADAKLLVAGDTLFRRGVGRTDLWGGDQATIVRSIQQRLYTLDEDATVVTGHGPDTRLGDEMRENPFVRA, from the coding sequence ATGCAAGCCACAACCCCCCGACTGATCCGCGAAACCTTCCCCGTCGGCCCTTTGCAGTGCAATTGCACGATCATCGGCGACCCGGTCAGCAAGAAGGCCATTGTGGTCGATCCGGGCGGCAACCATGAACTGATCCTGGCGCGCCTCGACGCACTGGGCTTGAAGGTGGTGAGTATCATCCACACCCATGCGCACCTGGATCACTTCCTGGCTTCCGGCCAGTTGAAAGAGAAGACCGGCGCCACGCTGCATCTGCACAAGGAAGATCAGTTCCTGTGGGATAACCTGGAAATGCAATGCCAGATGTTCGGCGTGCCCTACACCCCGGTGCCGTCGCCGGATCGCTGGTTGGCCGATGATGAAGAGTTGGCCTGCGGCTGTGGGGTGGCGTTGCACACGCCAGGGCATACGCCGGGCTCCATGAGTTTCTGGTTTGCCGATGCCAAGCTGCTGGTCGCCGGGGATACCTTGTTCCGGCGCGGGGTAGGGCGTACAGATTTGTGGGGCGGAGACCAGGCGACCATCGTACGTTCGATCCAGCAGCGCCTGTATACCCTGGACGAAGACGCGACCGTGGTAACGGGGCACGGGCCGGATACACGCCTGGGGGATGAAATGCGTGAAAATCCGTTTGTCAGGGCGTGA